Proteins encoded within one genomic window of Kibdelosporangium phytohabitans:
- a CDS encoding MCE family protein, with product MSRKRNVRVRNHVLGIAFLLVLVFLAWLAIAVYDKRFTSTAEVTLRADRVGNQLKPNADVKARGMVVGSVRAVRVTPGGVDIEMALQPDKLDRLPRNVSARLLPKTLFGQRYVSLVLPGTPDKHRLADGDVVEQDRTPHAIELEKALRDLMPVLQAVQPQKLADTLGAISQALDGRGKQIGTTITDLNAYFAQLNPKMPELQADITKFADTLAGYEKAGPDIVEALSEMTTTSRTIAEQRQSVAELFTAMTTASDDLTGFVKSNKDTLIRLSDTSRPTLELLARYSPEFPCLLESVTRLKPSVEKVLGAGTGEPGLHVNLLVKPSRGPYVPGKDKPVFTATGGPKCYGANGTATQVANSPEENRFIAELLAPVYGATPAEMPSWGSLLVGPLLRGAEVTIR from the coding sequence ATGAGCCGCAAGAGGAACGTCCGCGTACGCAACCACGTCCTCGGCATCGCCTTCCTGCTCGTGCTGGTGTTCCTCGCCTGGCTCGCGATCGCCGTGTACGACAAGCGGTTCACCTCCACCGCGGAGGTCACGCTGCGCGCTGACCGCGTCGGCAACCAACTCAAGCCCAACGCCGACGTGAAAGCCCGCGGCATGGTGGTCGGGTCCGTGCGCGCGGTCCGGGTGACCCCCGGCGGCGTCGACATCGAGATGGCGCTGCAACCCGACAAGCTGGACCGGTTGCCCCGCAACGTCTCCGCCCGGCTGCTGCCCAAGACCCTGTTCGGCCAGCGGTACGTGAGCCTCGTCCTGCCCGGCACTCCGGACAAGCACCGGCTGGCCGACGGCGACGTGGTGGAGCAGGACCGCACCCCGCACGCGATCGAACTGGAGAAAGCACTGCGCGACCTGATGCCCGTGCTGCAGGCCGTCCAGCCGCAGAAACTGGCGGACACGCTCGGCGCGATCTCGCAGGCACTGGACGGCCGCGGCAAGCAGATCGGCACGACGATCACCGACCTGAACGCGTACTTCGCCCAGCTGAACCCGAAGATGCCCGAACTGCAGGCCGACATCACCAAGTTCGCCGACACGCTGGCCGGCTACGAGAAAGCGGGCCCGGACATCGTCGAGGCGCTGTCGGAGATGACCACGACGAGCAGGACGATCGCCGAGCAGCGGCAGTCGGTCGCCGAGCTGTTCACCGCGATGACGACCGCGTCCGACGACCTCACCGGGTTCGTGAAGTCCAACAAGGACACGCTGATCCGCTTGTCGGACACCAGCAGGCCGACGCTGGAGCTGCTGGCGCGGTACTCGCCGGAGTTCCCGTGCCTGCTCGAGTCGGTCACCAGGCTCAAGCCGTCGGTGGAAAAGGTGCTCGGGGCCGGGACCGGCGAGCCGGGCCTGCACGTCAACCTCCTGGTCAAACCGTCACGCGGGCCGTACGTGCCGGGCAAGGACAAACCGGTCTTCACCGCGACCGGCGGCCCGAAGTGCTACGGCGCGAACGGGACCGCCACCCAGGTGGCGAACTCGCCGGAGGAGAACCGCTTCATCGCCGAACTGCTGGCGCCGGTCTACGGCGCCACCCCGGCCGAGATGCCCTCGTGGGGCAGCCTGCTGGTCGGTCCCCTGCTGCGCGGAGCCGAGGTGACGATCCGATGA
- a CDS encoding MlaE family ABC transporter permease, translated as MNSLERLGDQLGFFARSLAWVPLTITRYYREVVRLLAEVSFGSGALAVIGGTIGVMVGMSVFTGTVVGLQGFSALNQIGTSAFAGFLSAYFNTREIAPLVAGLALSATVGSGFTAQLGAMRISEEIDALEVMAVRSLPYLVTARMIAGFIAIIPLYILGLLTSYLAARTITVEAYGQSAGTYDHYFNLFLPPEDVLWSFLKVLVFSVGIILTHCYYGFRAAGGPAGVGVAVGRSVRTSIVMVSILDFFLSLAIWGATTTVRVAG; from the coding sequence GTGAACTCGCTGGAACGGCTGGGCGACCAGCTCGGGTTCTTCGCCAGGTCCCTGGCGTGGGTGCCGCTGACGATCACGCGGTACTACCGCGAGGTCGTGCGGCTGCTGGCCGAGGTCAGCTTCGGCAGCGGCGCGCTGGCGGTGATCGGCGGCACCATCGGCGTGATGGTCGGCATGTCGGTGTTCACCGGCACAGTCGTCGGCCTGCAGGGCTTCTCGGCGCTCAACCAGATCGGCACGTCGGCGTTCGCCGGCTTCCTCTCCGCCTACTTCAACACGCGCGAGATCGCGCCGCTGGTCGCCGGTCTGGCGTTGTCGGCGACCGTGGGGTCGGGGTTCACCGCGCAGCTGGGCGCGATGCGGATCTCCGAGGAGATCGACGCGCTGGAAGTGATGGCGGTGCGCAGCCTGCCGTACCTGGTCACCGCGCGGATGATCGCCGGCTTCATCGCCATCATCCCGTTGTACATCCTCGGTCTGCTGACCTCGTACCTGGCGGCGCGCACGATCACGGTCGAGGCCTACGGGCAGTCCGCCGGCACCTACGACCACTACTTCAACCTGTTCCTGCCACCGGAGGACGTGCTCTGGTCCTTCCTGAAGGTGCTGGTGTTCAGCGTGGGCATCATCCTGACGCACTGCTACTACGGTTTCCGCGCGGCGGGCGGGCCCGCGGGCGTCGGCGTCGCGGTCGGCCGCTCGGTGCGCACGTCGATCGTGATGGTGAGCATCCTCGACTTCTTCCTCAGCCTCGCGATCTGGGGCGCGACCACGACAGTGCGGGTGGCCGGATGA
- a CDS encoding MlaE family ABC transporter permease — translation MIAASLRAFGRLFVMGLEVFAGMFRLPFQGKEFTQQFWFVASVSILPAALVSIPLGAVITLQLGSLTAQIGADSFNGAASVLAIIQQASPIVTALIVAGAGGSAICADLGARTIREEIDAMEVLGVSVIHRLVVPRVLASMLVAVLLNGMVSVVGVAGGYFFNVIVQDGTPGAFLASFAALAQLPDLWVGELKALIFGFLAGLVASYRGLNPRGGPKGVGDVVNQSVVITFLLLFFVNFVISVLYLELVPAKGA, via the coding sequence ATGATCGCCGCCTCCCTGCGCGCGTTCGGGCGCTTGTTCGTGATGGGCCTGGAAGTGTTCGCGGGCATGTTCCGCCTTCCCTTCCAGGGCAAGGAGTTCACGCAGCAGTTCTGGTTCGTCGCGAGTGTCTCGATCCTGCCTGCGGCGCTGGTGTCGATCCCGCTCGGTGCGGTGATCACGTTGCAGCTCGGGTCGTTGACCGCGCAGATCGGCGCGGATTCCTTCAACGGCGCGGCCAGCGTGCTCGCGATCATCCAGCAGGCCAGCCCGATCGTGACCGCGCTGATCGTGGCCGGTGCGGGCGGTTCGGCGATCTGCGCGGACCTGGGCGCACGCACCATCCGCGAGGAGATCGACGCGATGGAGGTGCTCGGCGTGTCGGTGATCCACCGGCTGGTCGTGCCGAGGGTGCTGGCGTCGATGCTGGTCGCGGTGCTGCTCAACGGGATGGTCAGCGTGGTCGGCGTGGCAGGCGGCTACTTCTTCAACGTCATCGTGCAGGACGGCACACCCGGCGCGTTCCTGGCGAGTTTCGCCGCGCTGGCGCAACTGCCGGACCTGTGGGTGGGTGAGCTGAAGGCGTTGATCTTCGGGTTCCTCGCCGGGCTGGTCGCGTCCTACCGCGGCCTCAACCCCAGGGGCGGGCCCAAGGGCGTCGGCGACGTGGTCAACCAGTCGGTGGTGATCACGTTCCTGCTGCTGTTCTTCGTGAACTTCGTGATCAGCGTGCTGTACCTGGAACTCGTCCCAGCGAAGGGAGCATAG
- a CDS encoding fibronectin type III domain-containing protein has translation MNNRRGSRRLGAALVAAATVMGTVAGTVLLGAGSAAADPVSLTLTYKCPFPLIGVQPITVKIDADFPKSIPVNTPTPELDIKTINTVGATATQGLNLVQAKTLEGTALADAAVAAPEGTLPVKVPVTLKKIDIPASGEFQIGADGKTPSLTFTKPGEVKITVGDLLLHLVPRKADGSLTGLGEFDSQCTQDAGQNNTLATATITPGGGGNDTEAPTAPANPRATGTTNNSVSLAWDASKDNVGVTGYDVYNGSTLATSVTGTSATIGNLAADTSYTFTVKAKDAANNVSAASAPVTAKTQGGGGADTEAPSAPGNVRSSGTTNNSVSLAWDASKDNVAVTGYDVYNGSTLATSVTGTSATVGGLAADTSYTFTVKAKDAANNVSAASAPVTARTAPGGGGSTVKYGYTLAGSSFIKAPNGTTKLAGGIDAELDLATAKYTADLTLNPTTGDFKVLGFLPVTAKVAFEQAAKTTGSLTGGVLTSSSKVQVKLPQVSVFGFPISNSPDCGTVSPSDINLKSGPNFDPLAGGKLTGEYALAALKGCGGLNDFISVFTAGPGNTIDLTLTPKK, from the coding sequence GTGAACAATCGAAGAGGGTCGAGGCGGCTCGGCGCGGCTCTGGTCGCGGCGGCCACGGTGATGGGAACAGTGGCGGGCACGGTACTGCTGGGTGCGGGCAGCGCGGCGGCCGATCCCGTTTCGCTGACCCTGACCTACAAGTGCCCCTTCCCCCTGATCGGCGTCCAGCCGATCACGGTGAAGATCGACGCGGACTTCCCGAAGTCCATCCCGGTCAACACTCCGACCCCCGAGTTGGACATCAAGACCATCAACACGGTCGGCGCCACCGCCACGCAGGGCCTGAACCTGGTTCAGGCCAAGACACTCGAGGGCACCGCGCTCGCCGACGCGGCTGTCGCGGCGCCTGAGGGAACCCTGCCGGTCAAGGTCCCGGTCACCCTCAAGAAGATCGACATCCCGGCGTCGGGCGAGTTCCAGATCGGGGCGGACGGCAAGACGCCGTCGCTGACGTTCACCAAGCCGGGCGAAGTCAAGATCACCGTCGGCGATCTGCTGCTGCACCTGGTGCCCCGCAAGGCGGACGGCTCGCTGACCGGGCTGGGCGAGTTCGACTCGCAGTGCACGCAGGACGCCGGCCAGAACAACACGCTGGCCACCGCCACGATCACTCCTGGCGGCGGCGGCAACGACACCGAGGCACCGACCGCACCGGCCAACCCCCGTGCGACCGGCACCACCAACAATAGCGTGTCGCTGGCATGGGACGCCTCCAAGGACAACGTCGGCGTCACCGGCTACGACGTCTACAACGGAAGCACCCTCGCCACGAGCGTGACCGGGACCTCGGCCACGATCGGCAACCTGGCGGCGGACACCAGCTACACGTTCACGGTCAAGGCGAAAGACGCGGCCAACAACGTGTCCGCGGCCAGCGCCCCGGTGACGGCCAAGACGCAGGGCGGCGGCGGTGCTGACACCGAGGCACCGTCCGCACCGGGCAACGTGCGTTCGTCCGGCACCACCAACAACAGCGTGTCGCTGGCATGGGACGCCTCCAAGGACAACGTCGCCGTCACCGGCTACGACGTCTACAACGGAAGCACCCTCGCCACGAGCGTGACCGGGACCTCGGCGACGGTCGGTGGCCTTGCCGCCGACACCAGCTACACGTTCACGGTCAAGGCCAAGGACGCGGCCAACAACGTGTCCGCGGCCAGCGCCCCGGTCACCGCCCGCACCGCGCCCGGCGGTGGCGGCAGCACGGTCAAGTACGGCTACACGCTCGCCGGTTCGTCGTTCATCAAGGCCCCCAACGGGACGACGAAGCTCGCCGGTGGCATCGACGCCGAACTGGACCTGGCGACCGCGAAGTACACCGCGGACCTGACGCTGAACCCGACCACCGGCGATTTCAAGGTGCTGGGTTTCCTGCCGGTGACGGCGAAGGTGGCGTTCGAGCAGGCGGCCAAGACCACCGGCAGCCTGACCGGCGGTGTGCTGACCTCCAGCTCCAAGGTGCAGGTGAAGCTGCCGCAGGTGAGCGTGTTCGGCTTCCCGATCAGCAACTCGCCGGACTGCGGGACGGTTTCGCCGTCGGACATCAACCTGAAGTCCGGCCCGAACTTCGACCCGCTCGCCGGCGGCAAGCTGACCGGTGAGTACGCGCTGGCGGCGTTGAAGGGCTGTGGCGGTCTCAACGACTTCATCAGCGTCTTCACCGCGGGGCCGGGCAACACGATCGACCTGACCCTCACCCCGAAGAAGTAA
- a CDS encoding PucR family transcriptional regulator, translating into MPVVNAAATTSLLHGQVTARLRVESPEIELSGPFGAVLGAAVDWATTPGAMDARWVRMFRSLGALAFADGLSSDSLRRVFQVAAEVVGRPAVAARIAELATVCAAGYAAARNPAEETMTTRRRRLFHLIMQDVPVEELAREVNWPVPGTAVAVALARLGTEPLADLGPAVLAGEWEGRTCLIVRAGDPMLKTLPHRCPGWRAAIGIPAPIAQIRGSLAVAVRALDLVDQYPALRRPVIDCMAESVNLLLFTDGYLLEQLIDRRLAPLADLMPKQRERMLATLHEWLSRPGRGQAEEAAKRLGVHVQTFRYRVRKLQEMFGNQFAEPNGRLDLELATRAALLRANQHQN; encoded by the coding sequence GTGCCTGTTGTGAACGCGGCAGCGACCACCTCGCTGCTCCACGGACAGGTGACCGCACGGCTGCGTGTCGAGTCACCTGAGATCGAGCTGTCTGGGCCCTTCGGCGCGGTGCTCGGCGCCGCGGTCGACTGGGCGACCACGCCCGGCGCGATGGACGCCAGGTGGGTCCGGATGTTCCGCAGCCTCGGCGCGCTCGCCTTCGCCGACGGCCTGTCGAGCGACTCGCTGCGCCGGGTGTTCCAAGTCGCCGCGGAGGTCGTGGGCAGACCCGCGGTCGCCGCCAGGATCGCCGAACTGGCGACGGTCTGCGCGGCGGGTTACGCGGCGGCGCGCAACCCGGCTGAGGAAACCATGACCACCCGCAGACGCAGGCTGTTCCACCTGATCATGCAGGACGTGCCCGTCGAGGAACTGGCCCGCGAGGTGAACTGGCCGGTGCCCGGGACGGCGGTGGCGGTCGCGCTCGCCCGGCTGGGCACCGAGCCGCTGGCCGACCTCGGCCCGGCCGTGCTCGCGGGCGAATGGGAAGGGCGCACCTGCCTGATCGTGCGCGCGGGCGACCCGATGCTCAAGACGTTGCCGCACCGCTGCCCCGGCTGGCGCGCCGCGATCGGCATCCCGGCGCCGATCGCGCAGATCCGCGGCTCGCTGGCCGTCGCGGTGCGCGCCCTCGACCTGGTCGACCAGTACCCGGCGCTGCGCAGGCCGGTGATCGACTGCATGGCCGAGTCGGTGAACCTGCTCCTGTTCACCGACGGCTACCTGCTCGAACAGCTCATCGACCGCAGGCTGGCACCACTGGCGGATCTGATGCCCAAGCAACGCGAACGCATGCTGGCCACCCTGCACGAGTGGCTGAGCAGGCCGGGTCGTGGCCAGGCCGAGGAAGCCGCGAAACGCCTCGGTGTGCACGTGCAGACGTTCCGGTACCGGGTGCGCAAGCTGCAGGAGATGTTCGGCAACCAGTTCGCCGAGCCCAACGGCAGGCTGGACCTGGAACTGGCCACGCGCGCCGCCCTGCTGCGCGCCAACCAGCACCAGAACTGA
- a CDS encoding ATP-binding protein → MERRVPAELTSYVGRRAEIREVAELLGTASLVTLTGPGGVGKTRLALRAVDAVRTEFPDGEVVVELAELREHELLPSTVADRLGLGDHSSLRPVDQIVEYIGDQRLLLVLDNCEHLVDACADLVHALLTACPRLVVLATSRQSLGVGGERVLPVPPLGVPGSVEDVTSFEAVQLFVERATAVLPSFAVTEENAADVVRLCRALDGLPLAIELATVRMRSLSVRQLADRLDERFTLLNQGSRWGPSRHGTLRSLIDWSHELCTGTERLLWARASVFAGGFDLDAAEEVCGGDGIESILEAVDGLIDKSILLREDHAGTVRFRMLESIRQYGEDQLSATGDTGRLRGLHRDWLVGLATRFELEWFGPHQVSLIELIRGEHANLRAALDFCLTEPHEAAAGMRIINAVKEFWVVEGLNTEGRMWLAKLSSLVPADEPEWADGQWQSAFLALVQGDMAAFEQACAAAERSGHPRALAYVHHVRAYAALIGDQPARAAELYGLAIEMFRELDDHGGELWATYNYGLAVSLASDPISGRRILESAVGRCVAAGEVFWRSWALWSYSAAEYLRGDVRSSEKAGLELLRLQKMTDDRTILAFSLTVMAGCAAHTDRPRRAARLFGAATKLWQALGAMPTNYASFVEPMRKDIEHVTGELGLTEAAVEFMEGVRMGADEAVEFAMSSRTPPQRQVASSPLTRREAQVAELVARGMTNNEIAEELSIARRTAESHVEHIRVKLKVTNRAQIAAWFVNSKLSAQSFR, encoded by the coding sequence ATGGAACGCCGCGTGCCGGCCGAGTTGACCAGTTACGTGGGGCGCCGCGCCGAGATCCGCGAAGTCGCCGAGTTACTCGGCACGGCGTCGCTGGTGACGCTGACCGGTCCCGGCGGGGTGGGCAAGACCCGGCTGGCGCTGCGCGCGGTGGACGCGGTGCGCACGGAGTTCCCCGACGGCGAGGTCGTCGTCGAGCTGGCCGAGCTGCGCGAGCACGAGTTGTTGCCCAGCACGGTCGCCGACCGGCTGGGGCTGGGCGACCACTCCTCGCTGCGCCCGGTCGACCAGATCGTCGAGTACATCGGCGACCAGCGGTTGCTGCTGGTGCTCGACAACTGCGAGCACCTCGTGGACGCCTGCGCGGACCTCGTGCACGCCCTGCTCACCGCCTGCCCGCGGCTGGTGGTGCTGGCCACCAGCCGCCAGTCCCTCGGGGTCGGCGGGGAACGGGTGCTGCCGGTGCCACCGCTCGGCGTGCCCGGCAGCGTCGAGGACGTCACGAGTTTCGAAGCGGTGCAGCTGTTCGTGGAGCGGGCCACCGCCGTGCTGCCCTCGTTCGCGGTGACCGAGGAGAACGCGGCCGACGTCGTGCGGCTGTGCCGTGCGCTGGACGGGTTGCCGCTGGCCATCGAACTGGCCACGGTACGGATGCGCTCGCTGTCGGTGCGCCAGCTGGCCGACCGGCTCGACGAGCGGTTCACCCTGCTCAACCAGGGCAGCAGGTGGGGCCCGAGCAGGCACGGGACGTTGCGTTCGCTGATCGACTGGAGCCACGAGCTGTGCACCGGCACCGAGCGGCTGCTGTGGGCACGGGCGTCGGTGTTCGCGGGCGGTTTCGACCTCGACGCGGCCGAGGAGGTGTGCGGCGGCGACGGCATCGAGTCGATCCTGGAGGCCGTGGACGGGCTGATCGACAAGTCCATCCTGCTGCGTGAGGACCACGCGGGCACGGTCCGGTTCCGGATGCTCGAGTCGATCCGCCAGTACGGCGAGGACCAGCTCAGCGCCACCGGCGACACGGGCAGGCTGCGTGGCCTGCACCGGGACTGGCTGGTCGGGCTGGCCACGCGGTTCGAGCTGGAGTGGTTCGGGCCGCACCAGGTGTCGTTGATCGAGCTGATCCGCGGAGAGCACGCCAACTTGCGTGCCGCGCTGGACTTCTGCCTGACCGAGCCGCACGAGGCCGCTGCCGGGATGCGGATCATCAACGCCGTCAAGGAGTTCTGGGTCGTCGAAGGACTCAACACCGAAGGCAGGATGTGGCTGGCGAAGCTGTCGTCGCTGGTGCCGGCCGACGAGCCGGAGTGGGCGGACGGCCAGTGGCAGTCCGCTTTCCTGGCGTTGGTGCAGGGCGACATGGCGGCGTTCGAACAGGCCTGTGCCGCCGCGGAGCGCAGCGGTCATCCCCGCGCTCTCGCCTACGTCCACCACGTGCGGGCCTACGCGGCGCTGATCGGGGACCAGCCCGCGCGTGCCGCCGAACTGTACGGCCTGGCCATCGAGATGTTCCGCGAGCTGGACGACCACGGCGGGGAGCTGTGGGCCACCTACAACTACGGCCTGGCGGTCAGCCTGGCGAGCGACCCGATCAGCGGGCGCCGGATCCTGGAAAGCGCGGTCGGCCGGTGCGTGGCGGCGGGCGAGGTGTTCTGGCGGTCCTGGGCGCTGTGGTCCTACAGCGCGGCGGAGTACCTGCGCGGGGACGTGCGGTCCTCGGAGAAGGCCGGGCTGGAGCTGCTGCGGTTGCAGAAGATGACCGACGACCGGACCATCCTCGCGTTCTCGCTCACCGTGATGGCGGGCTGTGCGGCGCACACCGACCGGCCACGCCGGGCAGCGCGCCTGTTCGGCGCCGCCACCAAGCTGTGGCAGGCCCTCGGTGCCATGCCGACCAACTACGCCTCGTTCGTCGAGCCGATGCGCAAGGACATCGAGCACGTGACGGGCGAACTGGGGTTGACGGAGGCCGCGGTCGAGTTCATGGAAGGCGTCCGGATGGGCGCCGACGAAGCCGTCGAGTTCGCGATGAGCAGCCGGACGCCACCGCAGCGCCAGGTCGCCAGTTCGCCGTTGACCAGGCGCGAGGCGCAGGTCGCGGAGCTGGTCGCGCGGGGGATGACCAACAACGAGATCGCCGAGGAGCTGTCCATCGCCCGGCGGACCGCCGAGTCGCACGTCGAGCACATCAGGGTCAAGCTGAAAGTGACCAACCGGGCCCAGATCGCGGCGTGGTTCGTGAACTCGAAGCTGTCCGCGCAGTCCTTTAGGTAG
- a CDS encoding lipase family protein yields MRALSAILAALTMAVTVAAAPSAEAVDPGPADDSFYVPPAPLPPGAPGDVIRWRPAKIGPPKTPINETVTAYQVMYRSTDALGQPNAVTGTVVVPKRVDPAAAPIVGLAAGTHGPAFRCTPSKMIDAGAFYEQPAVNDMLTAGYAVAITDYEGYKPDPRTTYVVGQSMGHAVIDAVRAAQRLPETKLSKSAKVVFRGYSQGGGAALWAGEQQPAYAPDLDLVGVVGGGVPADLTQVALQLDGKRGFGLLMYSLSGLDTAYPDLKLDTYLNDAGRALLAEMRGDACTMELLLRYKDKKLIDYTTSSPVLTPPWLARVAENKLGGTPVAVPVLQYHATNDDLVDYSQAQALRDTYCSKGVKLTWRTQATDHITLVYQGNADAKAFIADRLAGKPATTTC; encoded by the coding sequence ATGCGCGCACTATCCGCGATTCTCGCCGCGCTGACCATGGCCGTGACGGTCGCCGCCGCCCCCTCAGCCGAAGCTGTCGACCCCGGCCCGGCCGACGACAGCTTCTACGTCCCACCGGCGCCGCTGCCCCCGGGCGCGCCGGGTGACGTCATCCGCTGGCGCCCGGCGAAGATCGGTCCGCCCAAGACCCCGATCAACGAAACCGTGACCGCGTACCAGGTCATGTACCGGTCGACCGACGCGCTGGGACAGCCCAACGCGGTCACCGGGACAGTGGTCGTGCCCAAGCGCGTGGACCCGGCGGCCGCCCCGATCGTCGGCCTGGCAGCGGGAACCCACGGCCCCGCATTCCGGTGCACGCCGTCGAAGATGATCGACGCGGGTGCTTTCTACGAACAACCGGCGGTCAACGACATGCTGACCGCCGGCTACGCGGTCGCGATCACCGACTACGAGGGCTACAAACCGGATCCGAGGACCACGTACGTCGTCGGCCAGTCGATGGGCCACGCGGTGATCGACGCAGTCCGTGCGGCACAACGACTTCCCGAGACGAAGCTGTCCAAGTCGGCCAAAGTGGTCTTCCGCGGCTACTCGCAGGGCGGCGGCGCGGCCTTGTGGGCGGGCGAGCAACAACCTGCCTACGCCCCCGATCTGGACCTGGTCGGCGTGGTCGGCGGCGGTGTGCCCGCGGACCTGACCCAGGTGGCGTTGCAATTGGACGGCAAGCGCGGCTTCGGCCTGCTGATGTACTCCCTTTCCGGACTGGATACCGCCTACCCCGACCTGAAGCTGGACACGTACCTCAACGACGCGGGCCGGGCATTGCTCGCAGAGATGCGAGGTGACGCGTGCACGATGGAACTCCTGTTGCGCTACAAGGACAAGAAACTCATCGACTACACGACCAGCAGCCCGGTGCTGACACCGCCGTGGCTGGCCAGGGTCGCGGAGAACAAGCTCGGCGGCACCCCGGTCGCGGTGCCGGTCCTGCAGTACCACGCCACCAACGACGACCTCGTCGACTACTCGCAGGCGCAGGCTTTGCGGGACACATACTGTTCCAAAGGCGTCAAGCTGACGTGGCGGACACAGGCGACAGACCACATAACCCTGGTGTACCAAGGAAATGCGGACGCCAAGGCGTTCATCGCCGACCGCCTCGCAGGCAAACCGGCCACCACCACCTGCTGA
- a CDS encoding PucR family transcriptional regulator, whose amino-acid sequence MRTELDRAVGTPSQQALTAVPRELAERMRPHLGQMVRDMIVEIQRAVPAYRQPLEGKFGEMLIGGVQTAIEECYDTIGTSPALRPDWLQFFRYSGKVEFLEGRTMDSLQTAVRIGGRVAWRHLSTAGRALGIEPDTLFAAADAIFAYVDELSAVAVEGYTEAQARAGGALERRRQQLLKMILAKPQVPRETIAELAVATDWTLPDQLAVIALEYRDDQHQLPATALGPEVLVDLESAEPCLVVAAPEIHVPRLAAELRGRRAAIGPISPLPDARHSLRCARTALTMVQRGALPQQPITWCRDHLSTLLLLSDEFLAAQLVRRALAPFEELTEKQRDRLTATLHVWLGTSGSINDIAGKLDIHPQTVRYRIHQLTELLGDRLNNPAERLNLEIALRARQLLDPR is encoded by the coding sequence ATGAGGACGGAACTCGACCGTGCCGTGGGCACACCAAGCCAGCAGGCGCTCACGGCCGTGCCGAGAGAACTCGCCGAGCGGATGCGGCCGCACCTCGGCCAGATGGTCCGCGACATGATCGTCGAGATCCAGCGCGCGGTGCCGGCGTACCGGCAGCCGTTGGAAGGCAAGTTCGGCGAGATGCTCATCGGTGGCGTGCAGACCGCGATCGAGGAGTGCTACGACACCATCGGCACCTCGCCCGCACTGCGGCCGGACTGGCTGCAGTTCTTCCGCTACAGCGGGAAAGTCGAGTTCCTCGAAGGCCGCACGATGGACTCGCTGCAGACCGCGGTCCGGATCGGCGGGCGGGTCGCGTGGCGGCACCTGTCCACCGCGGGCCGCGCGCTCGGCATCGAACCGGACACGCTTTTCGCCGCCGCCGACGCGATTTTCGCGTACGTGGACGAACTGTCCGCGGTGGCCGTGGAGGGCTACACCGAAGCGCAGGCGCGGGCGGGCGGAGCGCTGGAACGCCGCCGCCAGCAACTGCTCAAGATGATCCTCGCCAAACCGCAGGTACCGAGGGAAACCATCGCGGAGCTCGCGGTCGCGACCGACTGGACGCTGCCCGACCAGCTCGCGGTGATCGCGTTGGAGTACCGCGACGACCAGCACCAGCTGCCCGCCACCGCGCTCGGCCCGGAGGTGCTCGTCGACCTGGAAAGCGCCGAGCCGTGCCTGGTCGTGGCCGCGCCGGAGATCCACGTCCCCCGCCTGGCGGCGGAACTGCGCGGCCGCCGCGCCGCGATCGGCCCGATCTCCCCGCTGCCGGACGCACGGCACTCGCTGCGGTGCGCACGCACAGCGCTCACGATGGTCCAGCGCGGCGCCTTGCCGCAGCAGCCGATCACGTGGTGCCGCGACCACCTGTCCACACTGCTCCTGCTCTCCGACGAGTTCCTCGCCGCACAGCTCGTCCGCCGCGCGCTGGCCCCGTTCGAGGAGCTGACCGAGAAGCAACGCGACCGCCTGACCGCCACGCTGCACGTGTGGCTCGGCACCAGCGGCAGCATCAACGACATCGCGGGCAAGCTCGACATCCACCCGCAGACCGTGCGCTACCGCATCCACCAGCTCACCGAGCTGCTCGGCGACCGGCTCAACAACCCGGCCGAACGACTCAACCTGGAGATCGCGCTACGGGCCCGGCAGTTGCTGGATCCCCGCTGA
- a CDS encoding pyridoxamine 5'-phosphate oxidase family protein has protein sequence MRETPEELRELQALLDASLTRSTAHLRSIINAEQTLTAEQLTQVLSGMCTLALSTVTATGEPRISGADGHFLNGRWLFGTARDAAKARHLAARPAASVAHMRGEDLGVFTHGTVEILNPRDGEAAADWPELVAYLKEFYGADGFDWDNEVVYFRLRPHWMTVFAPDPAKLLTD, from the coding sequence ATGCGTGAAACGCCGGAAGAACTCCGCGAGCTCCAGGCCCTCCTCGATGCCTCACTGACCCGCTCCACCGCACACCTGCGCTCGATCATCAACGCCGAACAGACCCTGACCGCGGAGCAACTGACCCAGGTCCTCAGCGGGATGTGCACCCTCGCCCTGTCGACCGTGACCGCGACGGGTGAGCCGCGGATCAGCGGGGCGGACGGGCATTTCCTGAACGGGAGGTGGCTGTTCGGCACGGCCCGCGATGCCGCGAAGGCCCGTCATCTCGCCGCCCGGCCCGCCGCCAGCGTGGCGCACATGCGTGGTGAGGACCTGGGGGTGTTCACGCACGGGACGGTGGAGATCCTCAACCCGCGGGACGGCGAGGCGGCTGCGGACTGGCCGGAGCTGGTCGCTTACCTCAAGGAGTTCTACGGTGCCGACGGGTTCGACTGGGACAACGAGGTGGTCTACTTCCGGCTGCGTCCGCATTGGATGACCGTCTTCGCGCCCGACCCGGCCAAACTCCTCACGGACTAG